The Nocardia sp. BMG51109 nucleotide sequence CTGATCGCCACCAGAGCGGGGATCTGAAATGCGGCCTCCTTTTTCAACAACGCCGCCATCGCGATCCCGGCGGCGGAGACAAAGATGACGAGACCGTCGATCTCGGCGACGGCGGACCGGAGGAGGTCGGTCAGCCGGCCGCGCGAGGTGGTGGGGGTCAGCTCGGAACGGAGCGCCGCGTTGCGATGTCGCGGCCCACCGAGACGGTTCACGTCGTGACTCACCAGGCCCATCCCTCCCGCCGGCCCAGCTGCCGGAGTGAGCCTTCGCAGCCCCCTCGGGTCAGCTCGGCGATGGCCCGGCGCGGTGATGCGCCACCATGCTCCGACTGTCCTCCCACACGCGGTTCGAGCCCCGCTTTCCACATGCCATTATGCGCCTCGAGCCCATGATGCCGGGGGCGTTTCGGTCGCAACGCCGGGTGCCGTGCCGCTCACGGCTGCTCGCCGAGGCCGGGCCAGGCGTCGTCTACCGGCCAGCCGCCCGCCACGAGGTGCTCCCGGACCCGGGCGAGATCGGACTCGCGGGGCATGGCGTCGGTGAGTCTGGTGATGATCACACCCACATCGGCCTTGTCGGCGGGCAGGGTGCCCTGCTGGACCAGCGCCTCGGCGATATCGCGGACCTCCTCCTCGGTGAGGCGCCGGGCCAGCAGCGCCACGAGGGGGATGTAGTCGGTATCGGGCACGCCGTGCGGATATCCGGCGCGCAGCCAGTCGACGATTCTGGCGAGCAGGGCGGGTAGGGCCATCGGTCTCCGGTTCTGTGGATCGGGGTGATCAGGCGTCGGAGGGGTGCGCGAGCGGCCGGCCGCCAGGCGCGCGGCCGCCCGTGCGATATCGTCCTCGCCTGGTGTTTCGAGCGCAAGCGCGGCGATCGCGGCCTCGATATCGGCGCGTTCGACCGGGCCGTCCCCGGCTGCGAGCCGATCGGTAGCGTGCCGGGGAAGGAGGTGCGGGTGTTCTACGACGGCGTCGGCGGCCGTGTCAACTATCGAATGTGGCGGGTGGACGGCGGGATTCGCGCCGTCCTGGTGTTTCTGCACGGACGCGGGCAGAGCAGCGCCGACTACCACCGGTTCGGCCGGGCCATGGGCCTGCACGGCATCGAGGTGTGGGCGCTCGATCACCTCGGCCACGGACTGAGCGAGGGGGAGCCGGATTCCTCGCCGCCGCTCCCGGACCTCGCCGCCAACGCGGAAATCCTGATCGGGCTGGCGCACGCGAGCAGGCCGGGCGTTCCCCTGGTCCTGGCCGGCCATTCGCTGGGGGCCGCGGTGGCACTGCTGATGATGCGCACATCCGGACAAGGCGACGGCCCGGTGTGCGCGGTCGCGCTGACCGGAACCCCGTCCCGGGATTCGTTGCTGCGGGCGCCCGCACCGCCGGTGCCCACGCTGCTGCTGCACGGCGAGGACGATCGGCTCACGCCGATCGATCCGGTCCGCGAGTGGGCGTCGCGCAACCCCGGCGTCGAGCTGCGGGTGTTCGAGGACGCCGGACACGATCTGCTGCACGAACCGGTACGCCGCGAGGTCGAGAAGACGATGGCGGAGTTCACCTTTCGGTACGGCGGTTCGAACTCCGCGAGAATTATCTCCTGATCTGTGCACGCGCCGAACGGGTGCTCCGGACCCTCGGTTGTGAACTGGCATTCTGGTATTTGGAGAACTATATTCTCAGTGTGACCACCGCGCGGACCGAGCCCGTCGTGCTCGCCTTCGAAGACACCCGGTACACGCCGGGCGATCTCGGGGAGCTCGCCTGCGGTCTGGCCGAGGAACTGGCCGGACGCGGTGTGCGGG carries:
- a CDS encoding alpha/beta fold hydrolase, which gives rise to MIRRRRGARAAGRQARGRPCDIVLAWCFERKRGDRGLDIGAFDRAVPGCEPIGSVPGKEVRVFYDGVGGRVNYRMWRVDGGIRAVLVFLHGRGQSSADYHRFGRAMGLHGIEVWALDHLGHGLSEGEPDSSPPLPDLAANAEILIGLAHASRPGVPLVLAGHSLGAAVALLMMRTSGQGDGPVCAVALTGTPSRDSLLRAPAPPVPTLLLHGEDDRLTPIDPVREWASRNPGVELRVFEDAGHDLLHEPVRREVEKTMAEFTFRYGGSNSARIIS
- a CDS encoding DUF3349 domain-containing protein; protein product: MALPALLARIVDWLRAGYPHGVPDTDYIPLVALLARRLTEEEVRDIAEALVQQGTLPADKADVGVIITRLTDAMPRESDLARVREHLVAGGWPVDDAWPGLGEQP